One Vibrio gallaecicus genomic region harbors:
- a CDS encoding GNAT family N-acetyltransferase: MNKVVFRSCDENSPYWTDLENLFQSEWSDFLFFDTYKPEANLPPVLVALRNNEVIGGLAYSRFKEPHGSSDVIWFNAVFVSPEWRGQGIASELINRGVNQVSETLQSNLYAYTNVAPLYQSLGWSAVDIESEPNHSVMSIPLRTQPRV; this comes from the coding sequence ATGAACAAAGTAGTATTCAGAAGTTGTGATGAAAATAGCCCATATTGGACAGATCTAGAGAATCTATTTCAAAGTGAATGGTCTGATTTCTTGTTTTTTGATACCTACAAACCTGAAGCTAATCTTCCTCCTGTTTTGGTCGCTTTGAGAAACAATGAAGTTATCGGCGGGCTAGCTTATTCTCGTTTTAAAGAGCCACACGGAAGTTCAGATGTCATTTGGTTTAATGCTGTCTTTGTTTCACCTGAATGGCGTGGTCAGGGCATCGCTAGCGAGTTGATTAACCGAGGTGTTAATCAAGTATCAGAAACCCTTCAAAGCAATCTGTATGCTTATACAAATGTAGCCCCGTTGTACCAGTCACTAGGTTGGTCGGCTGTTGATATTGAAAGTGAGCCAAACCATAGCGTAATGAGTATCCCACTCAGGACTCAACCACGCGTATAA
- a CDS encoding ion channel has translation MDTEGFTFDLVTQRFIKNRWETDLGQRVLREVIDGVKSGVEIRAILDPYVLEHPDNQDPYGHPYYPKSEMRDGAFWVLTQDDLRGIHVYNQTFPANSSWTVKSLNYARFYNCDLKGTNLERTELSMATFEKCNLEGVVFAGSGGYGTRFIDSNLKNACLWSFGLINGDLSGTDIRGVYLESARIENIKVSYLTKFDGCIAESWETRSLVPHEIPEYLKAFRVAYEQANIWHKVDQFLNLERSSNRKHILYSAFKADKSAKNAREWVFDLIWGMATGYGTKPSRLLLLSVVVALLYALIYYFVGNPSGDNSFVTSVYFSFTTFSTLGYGDLSYSNSQGVMRLISTSEALVGASLIAAFVGVLSRKVIRH, from the coding sequence ATGGATACTGAAGGTTTTACGTTTGATTTGGTAACTCAACGTTTTATAAAAAATAGATGGGAAACAGATTTAGGTCAAAGAGTCCTTAGAGAGGTAATTGATGGGGTTAAGAGTGGCGTTGAAATAAGGGCAATACTAGACCCATATGTACTAGAACACCCGGACAACCAAGATCCTTATGGACACCCATACTACCCGAAAAGTGAAATGAGGGATGGTGCGTTTTGGGTTTTAACGCAAGACGACCTCCGAGGTATTCATGTATACAATCAAACATTTCCAGCAAACTCAAGTTGGACCGTCAAGTCACTGAATTATGCTCGCTTCTACAACTGCGATTTAAAAGGTACGAATCTTGAGAGGACTGAGCTTTCAATGGCTACATTTGAAAAATGTAATTTGGAAGGAGTCGTTTTTGCCGGGAGCGGAGGCTATGGCACTCGATTCATTGATTCAAATCTTAAGAATGCTTGCTTGTGGAGTTTTGGCTTAATTAACGGAGATCTATCTGGAACGGACATTCGTGGTGTTTATCTTGAGTCCGCTAGAATCGAAAATATTAAGGTAAGTTATTTAACAAAATTTGACGGTTGCATAGCAGAAAGCTGGGAAACTCGCTCTTTGGTACCTCACGAAATTCCGGAGTATCTCAAAGCATTTAGAGTTGCATACGAGCAAGCAAATATTTGGCACAAAGTAGATCAATTTCTAAATTTGGAGCGGTCATCAAACCGTAAACATATCTTATACTCTGCCTTCAAAGCTGATAAATCAGCGAAAAATGCGAGAGAGTGGGTATTTGACCTCATTTGGGGGATGGCAACAGGTTATGGTACAAAACCAAGTAGACTTCTGCTCTTGAGTGTAGTTGTCGCTTTGCTCTACGCGTTGATTTACTACTTTGTCGGGAATCCGAGTGGAGACAATTCGTTTGTAACATCTGTTTACTTCTCTTTTACTACATTCTCCACTTTAGGTTATGGCGATTTGTCATATAGCAACTCCCAAGGTGTAATGAGACTCATCAGTACGTCAGAAGCACTAGTAGGTGCGTCGTTAATCGCTGCGTTTGTTGGTGTTTTAAGTCGCAAAGTTATTCGGCATTAA
- a CDS encoding GNAT family N-acetyltransferase, with protein MSLEVQFEKGLEQDEVVSLYQANGWSSAEVPEKLIPALNNSDSLVTARLDGFLVGVGNAISDGYLVVYYPHMLVHPDFHGQGIGRKMMELMQTKYGSFHQQMLTADGEAVDFYKCLGFERAGKTEPMWVYAGNDH; from the coding sequence ATGAGTCTAGAAGTACAATTTGAGAAAGGACTTGAGCAAGATGAAGTTGTATCTTTGTATCAAGCCAATGGTTGGTCATCAGCTGAAGTTCCAGAAAAGCTAATACCTGCTTTAAACAACTCTGATAGCTTGGTAACAGCCCGATTAGATGGGTTTTTGGTCGGTGTTGGTAATGCTATATCTGATGGATATTTAGTAGTCTATTATCCCCACATGTTGGTTCATCCAGATTTTCATGGTCAGGGTATTGGCAGAAAAATGATGGAACTAATGCAAACCAAATATGGCTCTTTTCATCAACAAATGCTCACAGCCGATGGTGAGGCTGTAGATTTCTATAAGTGTTTAGGCTTTGAGAGAGCAGGTAAAACAGAGCCTATGTGGGTTTATGCAGGAAATGACCACTAA
- a CDS encoding FUSC family protein: protein MYGSVKLEGNQVYSVSKPLPIHVDKIEYMYVKKHDSTEKLIKAAAIGSVVSALFLVLHPLLILVVFPIVFAVSFLQTKKYELRVFVTHPSGFGSKESILHSSSFRDEYDTLIEQVKAINQKT, encoded by the coding sequence GTGTATGGAAGTGTAAAGCTTGAAGGGAATCAGGTATACAGCGTAAGTAAGCCTCTTCCTATTCATGTTGATAAAATTGAATATATGTACGTTAAGAAACACGACAGTACAGAAAAGCTCATAAAGGCAGCTGCTATTGGTTCTGTTGTGAGTGCGCTATTTCTTGTACTGCACCCACTGTTAATATTAGTAGTTTTTCCAATTGTTTTCGCAGTTAGCTTTTTACAAACCAAGAAGTATGAACTTCGTGTATTTGTTACGCACCCGTCAGGTTTTGGCTCTAAGGAATCGATTTTGCACAGTTCTAGCTTTCGTGATGAATACGATACTTTAATAGAGCAGGTTAAAGCTATAAATCAAAAAACATAA
- a CDS encoding chromosome partitioning protein ParA, whose translation MKLNQSFVQELKGVLEESAFSSDDFSFGSNGGEDLVVIKFMHHEFFQVRVNEVEYEKEVKVSKPLDVDPFMPEWRRPKGDETQYKTEKVKAFQITMIPGELKATDIHQRSDLSGLAYDLKQWCRYIEKELVVIYAEDTSCDEELATRIDEMFPEEMFDSNERFSSSEVEKLKEGLASLRERINKIREECDVSEEQIKSLEIALKKAENGAKLYPKGAWLRFNKAKVTNALKKIFAAPEVRQLGYEVIKKIVLKEI comes from the coding sequence TTGAAATTAAATCAGAGTTTTGTACAAGAATTAAAAGGCGTTCTTGAAGAGTCAGCGTTCAGTTCTGATGACTTCAGTTTTGGTTCTAATGGGGGTGAAGACTTGGTCGTGATCAAGTTTATGCATCATGAATTCTTTCAAGTCCGTGTTAATGAAGTCGAGTATGAGAAAGAAGTAAAGGTTTCTAAACCATTAGATGTCGACCCATTCATGCCTGAATGGAGAAGACCAAAAGGTGATGAAACACAGTATAAAACTGAAAAGGTTAAAGCGTTTCAAATTACGATGATTCCAGGTGAGCTTAAGGCTACTGATATTCATCAAAGAAGTGATTTGAGCGGGCTAGCTTATGATCTAAAGCAATGGTGTCGCTATATAGAAAAGGAATTAGTAGTCATTTACGCGGAAGATACTAGTTGTGATGAAGAGTTAGCTACTCGAATTGATGAGATGTTTCCAGAAGAAATGTTTGACTCTAATGAACGTTTCAGCAGTTCTGAGGTTGAAAAGCTTAAAGAAGGGCTGGCTAGCTTGAGAGAGCGCATAAACAAAATTCGTGAAGAATGCGATGTTTCTGAAGAGCAGATTAAGTCGTTAGAAATTGCTCTGAAAAAAGCTGAGAATGGTGCAAAGCTCTATCCAAAAGGTGCATGGTTGCGTTTTAACAAAGCTAAGGTTACAAATGCATTGAAAAAGATCTTTGCTGCGCCAGAGGTTCGTCAATTGGGATACGAAGTGATAAAGAAAATTGTGCTAAAAGAAATATAA
- a CDS encoding LysE family translocator: MEIWKLLFFIPACFALNMTPGPNNLLSMNNARCYGFKSAFIAGLGRIAAFSVMIALAASGLAVVLYASETLFLTIKIVGAAYLLWIAFNLWRSESSPVVELESTHNRLGLAKQEFLLAAGNPKAILIFTAFLPQFVDVSANVNEQFFVLGATFLILEMGAISIYAIFGIYLRQWFTKPKMAKRFNRGCATFLAMSGASLLLSRQQ, translated from the coding sequence TTGGAAATCTGGAAGTTATTGTTCTTTATACCAGCGTGCTTTGCGCTCAATATGACCCCTGGTCCAAACAACTTACTGTCTATGAATAATGCTCGTTGTTACGGCTTCAAGTCTGCTTTCATTGCTGGTCTGGGTCGAATAGCAGCATTCTCTGTAATGATTGCTTTGGCAGCTTCAGGCTTAGCTGTCGTTCTCTATGCATCTGAGACTCTATTTCTAACCATTAAAATTGTGGGTGCGGCGTACTTGTTATGGATTGCCTTTAATCTTTGGCGTTCGGAGTCAAGTCCCGTCGTTGAACTAGAAAGCACTCACAACCGACTAGGTTTAGCTAAACAAGAATTTTTGTTAGCCGCTGGTAATCCAAAGGCAATCTTAATCTTTACTGCATTTCTCCCACAGTTCGTTGATGTTTCGGCTAATGTAAATGAACAGTTTTTCGTTTTAGGGGCGACGTTCCTAATATTAGAAATGGGTGCAATATCTATTTATGCCATATTCGGAATATATTTGAGGCAGTGGTTCACGAAACCGAAAATGGCAAAGCGCTTCAATAGAGGCTGCGCTACCTTTTTAGCTATGTCTGGGGCAAGTCTGCTACTAAGTCGCCAGCAATAA
- a CDS encoding DUF6678 family protein encodes MNETKWNELRLKMYSLETHSPKWRTKDIESGYISSWSGEWYYHFEIGGFRCIEWVELKTKGSIHHELIRVELQKINLPGHEIENGFRVYGYIADGQFVDYV; translated from the coding sequence ATGAATGAGACAAAATGGAATGAGCTGCGTCTTAAGATGTATTCACTTGAAACTCATAGCCCCAAGTGGCGGACTAAAGATATAGAAAGTGGGTATATCTCTAGCTGGAGCGGTGAGTGGTATTATCATTTTGAAATCGGTGGCTTTCGTTGTATCGAATGGGTTGAGCTGAAAACTAAAGGTTCTATTCATCATGAATTAATTAGAGTTGAACTACAGAAAATTAATCTTCCCGGTCATGAAATTGAAAATGGTTTCAGAGTATACGGTTACATAGCGGATGGTCAGTTTGTCGATTATGTTTGA
- a CDS encoding bleomycin resistance protein has protein sequence MEEYWNPMVPELSVSDFSKSLNFYCEILGFKIRSQRKSPDFVYLEFEQVQIMLEQIHDNAWVTGALETPLGRGVNFQIELSDIVPVYDRLKVAEVPLFKEQKDTWYDVGDSLSGQREFLVQDPDGYLLRFSQYLGEKSKS, from the coding sequence ATGGAAGAATATTGGAATCCAATGGTGCCAGAGTTGTCGGTATCTGACTTTTCAAAATCGCTGAATTTCTATTGTGAAATTTTAGGGTTCAAGATCAGAAGTCAAAGAAAATCCCCAGATTTTGTCTATCTTGAGTTTGAACAAGTACAAATCATGTTAGAGCAAATTCACGACAATGCGTGGGTTACAGGTGCTCTAGAAACTCCGCTTGGTCGTGGGGTAAATTTCCAAATTGAGTTATCAGATATAGTGCCAGTTTATGACCGTTTGAAAGTCGCAGAGGTACCATTGTTCAAAGAGCAAAAAGATACATGGTACGATGTTGGTGATAGTTTATCTGGTCAACGAGAGTTTCTCGTGCAAGACCCAGATGGTTATCTTTTGAGGTTTTCGCAATATCTTGGTGAAAAATCGAAGTCATAA
- a CDS encoding C-GCAxxG-C-C family protein: protein MEESVKFGRLAEAHFESGLLCAESVVSAIAEYQGVDEHLASKMATGFCSGMARTCGPCGALSGAVMGISLVLGRESLSDTVSTTYEATQELVEKFESEFGAKDCHKLLGCDIGTEEGMEYFRSHNLRSNCSNYTRKAAQIAVQILSKNA, encoded by the coding sequence ATGGAAGAATCAGTTAAATTTGGTAGGTTAGCTGAAGCTCATTTTGAAAGTGGGCTTTTGTGCGCAGAAAGTGTTGTTTCTGCTATCGCTGAGTATCAAGGTGTAGATGAGCATTTAGCTTCAAAAATGGCGACTGGATTTTGTAGTGGCATGGCCAGAACGTGTGGACCATGTGGCGCTCTATCAGGAGCGGTTATGGGTATTAGTTTAGTTTTAGGTCGTGAATCTCTAAGTGATACGGTCTCTACTACGTACGAAGCAACGCAGGAATTGGTTGAAAAATTTGAAAGTGAGTTCGGTGCAAAAGACTGCCATAAACTTTTAGGCTGTGACATAGGAACTGAAGAGGGTATGGAGTATTTCCGTTCTCATAACCTTCGATCTAATTGTAGTAACTACACCAGAAAAGCCGCTCAAATTGCAGTGCAAATATTAAGCAAAAATGCCTAA
- a CDS encoding GNAT family N-acetyltransferase, producing MESERLKLVPPSLNYIDVMHGVIEESKQDLSQFLPWVSGLLSKQVLEDNIKEAMVNFSRCTGEFWFNIIEKKTGLFIGVVGFIVRDKSVPYFEIGYWLQTSKTGFGYITEAVGLVEQYAFHDLSARRVEIKMAASNLKSQAVAIRCGYQVEATLINSRRLPSGELDSTMVYAKTHL from the coding sequence ATGGAAAGTGAAAGACTTAAACTGGTACCTCCGTCCTTAAATTATATTGATGTTATGCATGGGGTCATTGAAGAATCTAAGCAAGATCTCTCTCAGTTTTTGCCTTGGGTTTCAGGCTTATTATCTAAACAAGTTCTTGAAGATAACATTAAAGAAGCAATGGTGAATTTCTCCCGTTGTACTGGGGAGTTTTGGTTTAATATCATTGAAAAGAAAACCGGGTTGTTTATAGGCGTAGTAGGTTTTATTGTCAGAGATAAATCAGTGCCATATTTTGAAATTGGGTATTGGTTACAAACTTCAAAAACTGGTTTTGGCTACATAACTGAAGCAGTTGGTTTGGTTGAACAATACGCTTTTCATGACTTATCAGCACGACGAGTGGAAATTAAAATGGCAGCGTCAAACCTTAAGAGTCAGGCTGTTGCAATACGTTGTGGTTATCAGGTTGAAGCAACATTAATTAACTCAAGGCGACTGCCGTCAGGTGAGCTCGATAGTACGATGGTTTATGCTAAAACGCACTTATAA
- a CDS encoding FRG domain-containing protein — MEEKEELVIDTIPKLLELIASVKKSDSNLFFRGQKEKYPNITPSIDRDGFLKKEDELFREFIIRNPDEFRDNKSTFEALTKMQHYGLPTRLLDITTNPLVALFFAVEYDEEKEESDGDFIVFDIPNKYIKYYDSDTVSVVSNVVKRPYNKLDISRSIRDEVEEKEKSKWIRRFNKTTPIEYLLHEIKDEKPYFSHVIDKEHLESIWCVKPLLNNRRIIKQDGAFLLFGINGTKQKLADYREFKPMQFRVTNKKLLREQLELLGLSKDKIYPEMETTAEYLKERYKA; from the coding sequence ATGGAAGAAAAAGAAGAATTAGTAATTGATACAATTCCTAAGTTACTGGAGTTGATCGCTAGCGTGAAAAAATCTGACTCGAATTTGTTCTTTAGAGGACAAAAAGAGAAGTATCCGAATATTACGCCATCTATCGATCGTGATGGATTTCTTAAAAAAGAAGATGAATTATTTAGAGAATTCATAATTAGAAATCCGGATGAATTTCGAGATAATAAGTCAACTTTTGAAGCTCTCACCAAGATGCAGCACTATGGTTTACCAACAAGGCTACTGGACATTACCACAAACCCATTGGTTGCATTGTTTTTTGCCGTCGAATATGACGAGGAAAAAGAAGAGTCTGATGGTGATTTCATAGTTTTTGATATCCCTAATAAATATATAAAATATTACGATTCAGATACTGTTAGTGTAGTTTCCAATGTAGTTAAAAGACCATATAACAAGCTGGACATAAGTCGCTCTATACGAGATGAAGTAGAAGAGAAAGAGAAGTCTAAATGGATAAGGCGATTTAATAAAACGACCCCTATTGAGTACCTATTACATGAGATTAAGGATGAGAAGCCTTATTTTTCTCATGTGATCGATAAAGAACACCTTGAATCAATTTGGTGCGTTAAACCTTTGCTAAACAATAGGCGAATCATAAAGCAAGATGGTGCTTTTCTATTGTTTGGTATCAATGGGACTAAACAAAAACTTGCAGATTACCGTGAGTTTAAACCTATGCAATTTAGGGTAACAAATAAAAAACTTTTGCGTGAGCAATTAGAGTTATTAGGATTATCGAAAGATAAGATATACCCAGAAATGGAAACTACAGCAGAATATCTAAAAGAAAGGTATAAAGCATAA
- a CDS encoding DUF4041 domain-containing protein, translated as MEQYVSNPMFIALIGLIVALLIALLKGKSTNGKLANIEKQLADSNNKNNNLENELGTLTHRYKDVIDIEKECKSVQQNHTDKIQSLTKQEKEIESNIETLRRNYTGKKDTYDQLKKAIEIYSDDLEMIEYGFYEPQFPFDAPNQYKDAIKANKEKQKAMVKDKTSRGAIFCTTEWTVGNSKAEGRKMTNRGIKLTSRAFNNECDAAIANCRWNNVHKMAEKIKTASDKINKLNEVNQIYISTKYLKLKIEELFLAYEYHDKKQKEKEEQQELRAQMREEAKRETELKKLQKEAEKEAATYEKALEKARKEAQEATGEQLDKLQEEISALTSQLDDANRKNERALSMAQQTKQGHVYVISNMGSFGDDVYKIGMTRRLDPLDRVKELGDASVPFLFDIHAMIKTDNAPELEKQLHEKFGSNRLNLVNMRKEFFNVKLVDIKNAVSELCDDEYDFIETAVAREYRETLSIKNSKEKVIQQQEPIFADAI; from the coding sequence ATGGAACAGTATGTAAGTAATCCTATGTTCATAGCCCTCATTGGGTTGATAGTAGCATTACTTATCGCCTTACTTAAAGGTAAGTCGACTAACGGTAAATTAGCCAACATAGAAAAGCAACTAGCTGATTCTAACAATAAAAATAACAACTTAGAAAATGAACTAGGTACCCTAACCCACCGCTATAAAGATGTTATAGATATTGAAAAAGAATGCAAAAGCGTTCAGCAAAATCATACCGATAAAATACAGTCTCTAACCAAGCAAGAAAAAGAAATTGAAAGCAACATCGAGACTTTGAGACGTAATTACACTGGTAAGAAAGATACCTACGACCAACTGAAAAAAGCTATAGAAATATACTCCGATGATCTCGAAATGATCGAGTACGGATTCTATGAGCCGCAATTCCCTTTCGACGCTCCAAATCAGTATAAAGATGCCATCAAAGCTAACAAAGAAAAACAGAAAGCTATGGTAAAGGATAAAACCTCAAGAGGGGCAATATTTTGTACAACAGAATGGACAGTAGGGAACTCAAAAGCTGAAGGGCGAAAAATGACTAACAGAGGTATTAAACTTACCTCGCGAGCATTCAATAACGAATGTGATGCTGCCATAGCAAATTGTCGCTGGAACAATGTTCACAAAATGGCTGAAAAGATAAAAACTGCTAGTGACAAAATCAACAAGCTAAATGAAGTGAACCAGATTTACATTTCAACAAAATACTTAAAACTAAAAATCGAAGAGTTGTTCTTAGCGTACGAGTATCACGACAAAAAGCAAAAAGAAAAAGAAGAACAACAAGAACTAAGAGCTCAGATGCGAGAAGAAGCCAAGCGAGAAACTGAGCTGAAAAAACTACAAAAAGAAGCAGAAAAAGAAGCTGCTACGTATGAAAAAGCTCTTGAAAAGGCGAGGAAAGAAGCACAAGAAGCAACTGGCGAGCAGTTAGACAAGTTGCAAGAGGAAATATCAGCGCTAACATCACAGCTTGATGATGCCAACAGAAAGAATGAACGTGCCTTGTCTATGGCACAACAAACTAAACAGGGACATGTTTATGTTATTTCCAATATGGGTTCGTTCGGAGATGATGTATACAAGATAGGAATGACTAGACGTTTAGACCCTCTTGATCGAGTTAAAGAGCTAGGAGACGCATCAGTTCCGTTTTTATTTGATATTCATGCAATGATAAAAACTGATAATGCACCTGAACTTGAAAAACAACTTCACGAGAAATTTGGCAGTAACAGATTAAATTTAGTTAACATGAGAAAAGAATTTTTCAATGTAAAGCTAGTAGATATCAAAAATGCTGTTTCTGAACTTTGTGATGATGAGTATGATTTTATTGAAACAGCTGTTGCTCGTGAATATAGAGAAACATTAAGCATCAAAAACAGTAAAGAAAAGGTAATTCAACAACAAGAACCTATCTTTGCAGACGCAATTTAG
- a CDS encoding Zn-dependent exopeptidase M28 produces MQEEKRSYIARSSGKSSKLKLSYRRSISVLTSVVKIQNWHRSTVVLFFGAATFGLPESNFFAETLLVEFVGTKVVLLAEIAFSLVW; encoded by the coding sequence TTGCAAGAGGAAAAACGCAGCTATATCGCAAGATCTAGTGGTAAAAGCTCAAAGTTGAAATTGTCTTATCGGCGTTCAATTTCAGTGTTAACTAGCGTGGTGAAAATTCAAAATTGGCATCGTTCAACGGTTGTTTTGTTTTTTGGTGCGGCGACTTTTGGTTTACCTGAGTCGAACTTTTTTGCTGAAACTCTGCTCGTTGAGTTTGTCGGTACAAAAGTCGTACTACTCGCTGAAATAGCGTTTTCTCTGGTGTGGTAA
- a CDS encoding HNH endonuclease has translation MSKYSFSPHQRHAVWTVHLEKCYLCTKPIDLLSMQVDHIIPESLLDSPQELSSVLASFGLSKDFEINSYSNWLPSCASCNRKKSNNIFTPSPLIQVQIESAINKADKAQSIAEKSAKQRDITKALNVLMKAHSEEGLSEEIKYTLKPLVEFQEQERSKENTYYGIRLAPNYEVSPGRQYIIKEITQYLGHEFVLITPPESLVLAFDIVYRDTEKHRMHPSIPINGGAMTGLRSVGLINQENKLTEFGVRVFKTIAAEQKI, from the coding sequence ATGTCAAAGTATAGTTTCTCACCACATCAAAGGCATGCGGTTTGGACAGTGCACTTGGAAAAGTGCTATCTGTGTACGAAGCCAATTGACCTGCTATCGATGCAAGTCGATCACATAATTCCCGAAAGTCTTTTGGATTCCCCACAAGAGCTCAGTTCCGTTTTAGCATCATTTGGGTTATCTAAAGACTTTGAAATCAATTCGTATTCAAATTGGCTACCATCTTGTGCAAGTTGTAACCGTAAGAAGTCTAATAATATATTCACTCCCTCTCCGCTAATTCAAGTTCAAATAGAAAGTGCGATCAACAAAGCTGATAAAGCTCAAAGCATTGCTGAAAAATCAGCTAAGCAACGAGATATAACCAAAGCACTGAATGTATTAATGAAAGCCCACTCTGAAGAAGGGTTAAGCGAAGAAATAAAATACACATTAAAGCCTTTAGTCGAATTTCAAGAACAAGAACGTAGTAAGGAAAATACGTATTATGGTATTCGATTAGCTCCTAATTACGAGGTGTCGCCGGGTAGGCAATACATAATCAAAGAAATAACGCAGTACTTGGGGCATGAATTTGTTCTGATTACACCACCAGAAAGTCTAGTTCTGGCATTTGACATAGTATATCGAGATACAGAAAAGCATAGAATGCACCCGTCCATTCCTATCAATGGCGGTGCAATGACAGGTTTACGTAGTGTAGGTTTGATAAATCAAGAAAATAAGCTGACAGAGTTTGGTGTTAGAGTGTTTAAGACCATTGCGGCTGAACAAAAAATATAA
- a CDS encoding GNAT family N-acetyltransferase, producing MKINIRNADIKDAHSIALVHVTSWAQAYDGLLPKSFIESYNIERRQKLWSNTLSDNLASVLVAEMGNEIVGFLSYREPRGEQSNNSIELNSLYVAPGLFGRGVGSDLFDYFEKRMLNSSYTQIVLWVLDTNQIALNFYRKHGFCETGLQGKERLDGTILNDLQMVKSIKA from the coding sequence ATGAAGATCAATATTAGAAATGCAGACATTAAAGATGCTCACTCAATAGCTTTGGTTCACGTGACTTCTTGGGCTCAAGCTTATGATGGTTTGCTACCTAAGTCGTTCATTGAAAGCTATAACATTGAACGTAGACAAAAGTTATGGAGTAACACGCTATCTGATAACCTAGCATCAGTACTTGTTGCTGAAATGGGTAATGAGATTGTTGGCTTTTTAAGTTATCGAGAGCCTCGAGGCGAGCAATCGAATAATTCTATCGAGCTTAATTCTCTGTATGTAGCTCCTGGCTTATTTGGTCGTGGCGTTGGCAGTGACTTATTCGATTATTTCGAGAAACGTATGCTTAATAGCTCTTATACACAGATAGTATTATGGGTTTTAGACACCAATCAAATAGCCTTGAATTTTTATCGTAAGCACGGTTTTTGTGAAACTGGGCTTCAAGGTAAAGAACGTCTTGATGGCACTATTCTAAATGATCTTCAAATGGTTAAGTCGATAAAAGCCTAA
- a CDS encoding DUF695 domain-containing protein: MEDLKYIINNDHWAVAEGKYNDLPLMIRFRDKLMPHLGISNYPKLIQVYWNYSVHESGMPSKVDSAAMEIFENRLVDSLETDMSGVLSSAITTNGYREWVFYCKSTDVFAEKLHNIPQEMEPYPIEIEAVHDPKWDYFFNEVRPK, from the coding sequence ATGGAAGATTTGAAATATATAATAAACAATGATCATTGGGCAGTTGCAGAAGGCAAGTATAATGATTTACCTCTAATGATCCGTTTCAGAGATAAATTAATGCCACATTTAGGAATTTCAAATTACCCTAAACTTATTCAAGTTTACTGGAATTATAGTGTCCATGAGTCTGGTATGCCTTCGAAGGTAGATAGTGCGGCTATGGAAATCTTTGAAAACCGATTAGTTGACTCGCTTGAAACAGATATGTCAGGTGTCCTTAGTTCAGCTATTACAACAAATGGTTATCGAGAATGGGTTTTTTATTGTAAGTCTACGGATGTTTTTGCAGAAAAACTTCATAATATTCCACAAGAGATGGAACCTTATCCAATAGAAATTGAGGCTGTTCATGACCCTAAGTGGGATTATTTTTTTAACGAAGTACGACCTAAGTAA
- a CDS encoding GNAT family N-acetyltransferase encodes MEIKEIKTTSGLVEQLNLLLVDCIESGASVGFLTPVDELEVESYWSSVGAELELGERKLFIASEGENLIGAVQLSLCSKPNGSHRGEVEKLMVHTAARGKGVSKALMSVMEGVSCEIGLSLLVLDTRLGDVASSLYRTIGYTEAGQIPQFARSSTGELEGTVYFFKIL; translated from the coding sequence GTGGAAATAAAGGAAATAAAAACGACTTCTGGTTTAGTTGAACAACTAAATTTATTGCTAGTCGACTGTATCGAAAGTGGAGCTTCTGTTGGCTTTTTAACTCCAGTGGATGAGCTCGAAGTTGAATCATATTGGTCGTCTGTAGGAGCAGAGCTTGAGTTAGGTGAGAGAAAGTTATTTATTGCATCCGAAGGAGAAAATTTAATAGGTGCAGTTCAATTATCACTTTGCTCTAAACCCAACGGCTCGCATCGAGGCGAAGTTGAAAAACTGATGGTTCATACTGCTGCTCGAGGAAAAGGCGTGAGTAAAGCGCTAATGTCAGTAATGGAAGGGGTGTCATGTGAGATTGGTTTATCATTACTTGTACTAGATACACGTTTAGGCGATGTTGCTTCTTCTCTGTATCGTACAATTGGCTACACAGAAGCAGGTCAAATCCCTCAGTTTGCACGTAGCTCGACAGGTGAGCTGGAAGGCACCGTTTACTTCTTCAAAATATTGTAA